In Cygnus atratus isolate AKBS03 ecotype Queensland, Australia unplaced genomic scaffold, CAtr_DNAZoo_HiC_assembly HiC_scaffold_231, whole genome shotgun sequence, the genomic window TGGGGCAGGCCGTGGGGCAGGGACCGGCCGTGGGGCAGGGACCTGCCGTGGGGCTGACCGTGCCGCCCCCAGGCTCCAGCTCGTCGGAGGAGGACGAGGACGAGGACGGGCTGAGCGCCGCCGCCTTCCTCAAGAAGAAGGAGGCCGGGGAGGCGCGGGGCCGCTTCCTGAAGAAGATGGAGGTGGGGGGATCTGGGGAGGTCCtgggggggactggggggggggttggtggCTTACAGGGGTAattggggggggttggggaggaTTTGGGGCATGTGgtggggatttggggttttACGCGGGTAATTTGAGAGGTGTaggggggactgggggggagTTTGGGGCCTTAGAGGACTTGGGGGACTTTAAGGAGGATTTGGGATTTTACAGGGGTAGTTTGGGAGCCTTGGACggggttttggggggatttgggtTTTTGTGGGAGTAATTTGGGGGCCTGGAGCAGatttgggggggatttgggTTTATGCGGGGGTAATTCGAAGGGTTTGGGGAGATTGTGGCGGGGTCGGGGAGCGTTTTTGGGGGACTTGGGTTTTTACAGAGGTGGCTTGAGGGGTTTGGGGGAAGGTTTGGGGGGATTTTGGATAATTCCGGTGGATTTGGGGTGGGTTTAggtggggtttggggttttgggggggggttggggcaGTTttgagggatttggggggatttCGAGGGGATGTGGGGTGAgtttggggggatttggggctgaTTCGGGGTCGGTGCCGTCCCCAGGAGGACGAGGACTCGGAGGACTCGGAGGACGACGAGGATTGGGGCTCCTCGGACTCGGACACGGACTCGGAGTCGGACGAGGACGAGGGCAAGTACACGTCGCTGGCCTCCAAGTTCCTCAAAAAGTGAGCGAAATCCCCCCGAAACGCCCCAAAaccgccccgagccccccccccccccccccgagaggggcagggggtgaCGCTGCCCCCCCAGGGACGAGGACAAGCGCGGGGGCGAGAAGAAGCGCGAGGAGAAGGCGAAGAAGAAGCACGACCGCAAGGCGCGGCGCTACGAGGACGAGGAGGACGACAACGAGGGCGGCGAGTGGGAGAAGGTCAAGGGCGGCGTGCCCCTGGTCAAGGTGTGGGGCTGGGCGTGGGGTGGGGCTAGGGGGTgaggctgtggggcagggctgtggggcagggtcCTTGAGTAGGGCAGTGGGGCAGGGCTATGGGGCGGGGTTGTGGGGCAGGGCTATGAGAAAGCGCTATGGGGCTACGCAGTGGGGCAAGGTTATGGGGCAGGGCCGTGGGGCTACACGATGGGGCAGTGCTATGGGGCAGGATTATGGGGCGGTGCCTTGAAGTGGGGCAATGGGGCAGCGCTGTGGGGCAGCGTAATAGGGCCACAAAACGGGGCAGGACCACGAGGCAGCGCCGCGGGGTTGTGCCGTGGGGCGGGGCGCCATGGGGCGGGGCGCTATGGGGCGGGGCGCTATGGGGCAGCCCCACACCCCGCCCCACACGCGCCCTCAGGAGAAGCCCAAGATGTTCGCCAAGGGCACGGAGATCACGCACGCCGTGGTGGTGAAGAAGCTCAACGAGATCCTGCAGGCGCGCGGCAAGAAGGGGACGGACCGGTGAGGCCGTGGGGCAGGCCGTGGGGCTGGCCGTGGGGCCGGCTGTGGGGCCGGCCGTGGGGCAGGCcgtggggctggctgtggggcaggctgtggggcaggcCGTGGGGCAGGCCGTGGGGCAGGCCGTGGGGCCGGCTGTGGGGCCGGCTGTGGGGCCGGCTGTGGGGCCGGCCGTGGGGCAGGCCGTGGGGCTGGCCGtggggcaggctgtggggcaggccgtggggctggctgtggggcaggctgtggggcaggctgtggggctggctgtggggcaggcCGTGGGGCAGGCCGTGGGGCAGGCCGTGGGGCCGGCCGTGGGGCTGACCCCCGGCGCAGGGCGGCGCAGAtcgagctgctgcagctgctggtgggcaTCGCCAACGAGAACAACCTGGGGGTGGCGCTGGAGGTGAAGATCAAGTTCAACATCATCGCCTCGCTCTACGACTACAACCCCAACCTGGCCACCTACATGAAGGTGGGGCGCTGTGGGGCGGGCCGTGGGGCGCTGTGGGGCAGGTTATGGGGCACTGGGGCTCTGCGGGGCGGGTTATGGGGGGTTATGGGGTGCCGTGGGGCGCTGTGGGGCAGGTTATGGGGCACTGGGGCTCTGCGGGGCGGGTTATGGGGGGTTATGGGGTGCcgtggggtgctgtggggcaggtTATGGGGCACTGTGGGATAGATtatggggtgctgtggggcgcTGTGGGGCACTATGGGGTGGGTTATGAGGTGCTGTGGGGCACTGTGGGGTGGGCTATGGGACGCTATGGGGTTCTGTGGGGCAGGTTATGGGGTGCTATGGGGCAGGTTGTGGGCGCTGTGGGGCACTACGGGGTGGGTtatggggtgctgtggggtgctaTGGCGCAGGTTATTGGGCACTGTGGGGCAGGCTCTGGGGCATGTTATGGGGCAGGCTATGGGGCTTTATGGGGCGCTGTGGGGCAGGCCATGGGGCACCGTGGGGCAGGCCGTGGGGCTCTATGGGGCGCCGTGGGGCAGGCTATGGGGCGCCGTGGGGCAGGCTATGGGGCGCCGTGGGGCACTGTGGGGCAGGCTATGGGGCTCTATGGGGCACTGTGGGGCAGGCTATGGGGCGCCGTGGGGCTCTATGGGGCGCCGTGGGGCAGGCTATGGGGCGCCGTGGGGCACTGTGGGGCAGGCCGTGGGGCTCTATGGGGCGCCGTGGGGCAGGCTATGGGGCGCCGTGGGGCTCtatggggtgctgtggggcaggctgtggggcACCGTGGGGCAGGCCGTGGGGCTCTATGGGGCGCCGTGGGGCAGGCTATGGGGCGCCGTGGGGCAGGCTATGGGGCGCCGTGGGGCTCTATGGGGCGCCGTGCGGCAGGCTATGGGGCGCCGTGGGGCAGGCTATGGGGCGCCGTGGGGCACTGTGGGGCAGGCCGTGGGGCTCTATGGGGCAGGCCGTGGGGCTCTATGGGGCGCCGTGGGGCAGGCTATGGGGCGCCGTGGGGCTCTATGGGGCGCCGTGGGGCAGGCTATGGGGCGCCGTGGGGCTCTATGGGGCGCCGTGGGGCAGGCTATGGGGCGCCGTGGGGCTCTATGGGGCGCCGTGGGGCTCTATGGGGCGCCGTGGGGCAGGCTATGGGGCGCCGTGGGGCTCTATGGGGCGCCGTGGGGCAGGCTGTCGGTGCTGacgcccccccccagcccgaGATGTGGCAGAAGTGCCTGGCGTGCATCGAGGAGCTGCTGGACGTGCTCTTCGCCAACCCCCAGATCTTCATCGGGGAGAACATCGTGGAGGAGTCTGAGAACCTCGCCAACCCCGAGCAGGTGCGGGGGGCTtcgggggggctttggggtccttcgggggggctttggggtcctTTAAGGGGGCTTTGGGGTCCTTCGGGGAGGCTTTGGGGTCCTtcgggggggctttggggtccttcgggggggctttggggtccttcgggggggctttggggtccttcgggggggctttggggtccttcgggggggctttggggtccttcgggggggctttggggtcctttaagggggctttggggtccttcgggggggctttggggtccttcaggggggctttggggtccttcgggggggctttggggtcctttaagggggctttggggtcctttaagggggctttggggtccttcgggggggctttggggtcctTCGGGGGGGCTTTGAGGTCCTTTAAGGGGGCTTTGGGGTCCTtcgggggggctttggggtcctTTAAGGGGGCTTTGGGGTCCTTCGGGGAGGCTTTGGGGTCCtttgggggggctttggggtcctttgggggggctttggggtcctttaagggggctttggggtcctttgggggggctttggggtcctttaagggggctttggggtccttcgggggggctttgggggagTTTGGGGTCTTTTGGAGGGGCctttgggggttttgggggctgttggcagggttttggggtccctttGGGGGGGCCTTTGGAGGGAATTTGGGGGCTTTAGGGTCCTTTTGGGGGGCTTTCGGGTCctttggggggggttggggtcATTTAGGGTCTttttgggggtgtttggggTCTTTTGGTGGGCCTTTAGGAGGAGTTTGGGGTCGTTTGGGGGTCTTTGGGATCTTTTaggggggggctttggggtcctTGGGGGGGCTTtctgggggctttgggggaGTTTGGGGTCATTTGGGGTCGCTTtgggggcttttgggggggTTGTCATCGTTTTGGGGGGGTTtctggggggctttggggcttTCCGGGGACCTTTGGGGTCTTTTGGGTGCCGCCTGGGAGGCTTTTGGGGCAATTTGGGGTCCtctgggggggctttggggtcctTTTGGGTCTTTTGGGGGGGCGTGGAGGGAGTTTGGGGTCATTTGGGGTCTATATGGGGGGCTTTAGGGTCTTTTTGGGGGTGTAGGGAGGGtctgggggggctttggggtcaTTTGGAGGATTTTGGGGGCAGTTTCGGCTCTTCTGGGGTCTTTCAGGGGGGCTTTAGACGGAGGTCGGGGTCTCTGGGGTCTTTCAGGGTGGTTTCTGGGCACCTTTGGGGTCTTTTGCGGAGGCTTTGGGGTCACCTTGGGGGGGGGTTCcggggggggtttgggggggctggggggggaggtTTGGGGTGATTTCGGGGTGTTTTTGGGGTGTTCACgctgagccccccccagccGTACCGGGTGCGCGGCTGCATCCTGACGCTGGTGGAGCGCATGGACGAGGAGTTCACCAAGATCATGCAGAACACGGACCCCCACTCCCAGGGTGCGGAACTGGGGCAAAAGGAGGGGAAATCGGGCAaagcggggagcggggggggaatggggggaaACGGGGGGGAAGCggggcaggggtggggggaaacGGGGGGGAAGCggggcaggggtggggggaaacGGGGGGGAAACGGgggaaaatgcagtaaaaagGGGGTGAGAGGAGCGGGAATGGGGGGAAAGTGGGGCCGAAAGGGGGGAAAATCGGGGGAAattgggaggggggggaaacgggggtggaaggagggaaaagggggggaaatggggggcaaaatagggaaaatgggatgaaataGGGAGGAAATGGGGAGAAGTAGGGGAAAATAAGGGAAGGAATGGGGTGAAAtgggagaaggggggaaaatggaagggaatggggagggagggggggagaaaatggggaaaattgGGGCAAATGGgggaaaatagaggaaaatgGGCAGAAACTGGAGGAACGTGGGGAAAAAtaaggggagaaggggggaaatGGAGAGGAATGGGGGAGAATAAGGGGAGGAATGGGGGAAGCTGGAGGGGAATGGGGACAAACgggggggaaagaggaaaaaatgggagaaaaggggaagaatggggggaaatggggggagAATGAGGTGGAAATGGGtaaaaaatggggagaaaatgagGGAAAGTGGAGGGATATGGGGGATAATAGGGGAAAAAACggaggaaacagaaggaaatggggGAGAAACGGGGGAAAGTGGGAGGAGAATGGGGATAAACGAGTGGAAATTGGGAGGAAATGGGGGAAAATAGAGGAGAAGGGggcaaaaaggaaggaaatggggGAAAATAGGGGGAAAATGGAAGGGAATGGGGGAGAAGCGGGGGAGATGGGGCAAGAATAGGGGGAAACGTAGATGGAAATGGGGGAAAATGGGGAGATGTGCGGGAAAATAGAGGGAAGTGGGGGGAAGATTGGGGAGAAATGGGTGGAAACGGGGAGGGAACGGGGGAAAATAGGGGAAGAATGGGGGAAAATGGAGGGAATGGGGGACAATAGCGGGGAAAATGCGGGGAGAAATGGGTGGAAACGGGGAGGGAACGGGGGAAAACGGGGGGATAGGGGGCGAGATGGGGGGAAAACGGGGGGGAACGGGGGAAAATGGAAGGGAgtgggggaaatgggggggaAACGGGGAGAAAACGGGAAGCCGGAGGGAAAGGGGGACAAACGGGGGACGCCTGGGGCCGAAGGGAGCTCGCCggggtccctgctgcccccgcAGAGTACGTGGAGCACCTGAAGGACGAGGGCCGGGTCTGCGCCATCGTGGCGCGGCTGCAGCGGTACCTGGCGGCGCGCGGCTCCCCCGAGGAGCTGTGCCGCGTCTTCCTGCGCCGCGTGCTGCACACCTACTACAAGTTCGACTACAAGGCCCAGCAGCGCCGCCACGCGCCCCCCGGCGCCTCCAAGGTGGGTCGGGGGCGATGTCGGGGGGCTCCGGGCGATTTCGGGGGGGTTACGGGGGGTTGGGGGAGTTACGGGGGGATTatgggggggtttggggggcaTTCGCGGGTGTTGCGGGGGGTTCGGGGCCATTTGGGGGCGCTacgggggggctcggggggatttgggggattACGGGGGATTTTGGGGCCGTTTAGGGGGATTAGGGGGGAATTCGGGGGGATTACGGGAGGCTTCGGGGCGATTTGGGGGGATTgcggggggggtcggggggatTACAGGGGGTTTCAGGGCAACTTGGGGGAATTTCAGGCAAtctgggggggctttggggggtcTCAGAGGCATTGAGGGGGATTAGAGGGGGTTTGGGGGCAATGCGGGTGGGTTGCAGGGGGACTTGGGGGAATTGCAGGGGGTTTTAGGGGGATCTTGGGGGAATTTCGGGCAGTTTCAGGAGGATTAcggggggtttggggggttACAGGGGCAATTCAGGGGGGTTTGGGGGATTCAGGGGAATTACGGGGCCAttgggggggctttggggggatTACAGCGGGTTTCAGGGCAGTTTGGGGGGATTATGGGGGGTTTCAGGGGGATTCGGGGGGATTGCAGGCAGTTTCAGAGGGTTTCGGGTCAcctggggggctttggggggacTTCGGGGAATTGGGGATTCTGCCTCCGTTTGGGGCCATTCCTCTCATTTTGGGGGCCCTTTTGGCTCCCTTTGGGTCAATTTTGGGTCAATTGGGTCACTTCGGTGCCCTTTTAGCTCATTTTGGGACCGTTTTGTCTCCTTTTGGGGCTGTTTTGGCTCCCTTTAGGTGCAGTTTGGCTCCCTTTGGGTCGATTTCCCTCGCTTTGGGGccatttctctcctctttgGGGCCCTTTTGGCTCCCTTTGGGGTGATTTCACTCCCTTTGGGGCCATTCTGGCTCCCGTTGGGGCCATTTTGCTCCTGTTGGGCGCCCTTTTGGCTCTCTTTGGATCGATTTCACTCCCTTTGGGACCGTTTTGGCTTCCTTCGGTGCAATTTTGACTGCCTTTGGGACCGTTTTGGCTCCTTTTGGGTCTATTTTACTCGCTTTGGTGCGCTGTCGGCTCCCTTTGGGGCCATTTCCCTGCCCTTTGGGGCCATTTCCCTGCCCTTTGGGGCCATTTCCCTGCCCTTTGGGGCCATTTCCCTGCCCTTTGGGGCCATTTCCCTGCCCTTTGGGGCCATTTCCCTGCCCTTTGGGGCCATTTCCCTCCCCTTTGGGGCCATTTCCCTCCCCTTTGGGGCCATTTCCCTCCCCTTTGGGGCCCCTTCGGCTCACTTCGGGTCCATTTCCGTCCCTTCCGTGCCGTTTGGGGCCAGTCGGAGGCGGACGCGGCGGAGAACGAGGGCGAGGACTCGGCGGCGCTGATGGAGCGCCTCTGCAAGTTCATCTACGCCAAGGACCGCACCGACCGCATCCGCACCTGCGCCATCCTGTGCCACATCTACCACCACGCGCTGCACTCCCGCTGGTTCCAGGCGCGAGACCTCATGCTCATGTCCCACCTGCAGGACAACATCCACCACGCCGACCCCCCCGTGCAGGTGGGCGCCCCGAAAACGGGCCCCTCGGGGCCCCTGGGTTACCCCCGGTCCTATCGGCTCTGGCTTgggaccccccagccccgcaggctCTGGTTTGgggaccccccagccccgtaGGCTCTGGTTTgggaccccccagccccgtaGGCTCTGTTTGGGAACCCCCCAGCCCCGTAGGCTCTGGTTTGgggaccccccagccccgtaGGCTCTGGTTTGgggaccccccagccccgtaGGCTCTGGTTTgggaccccccagccccgtaGGCTCTGGTTTGgggaccccccagccccgtaGGCTCTGGTTTgggaccccccagccccgtaGGCTCTGGTTTGgggaccccccagccccgtaGGCTCTGGCTTgggaccccccagccccgtaGGCTCTGGTTTGgggaccccccagccccgtaGGCTCTGGTTTGGGAACCCCCAGCCCCGTAGGCTCTGGTTTGgggaccccccagccccgtaGGCTCTGGCTTGgggaccccccagccccgtaGGCTCTGGCTTGgggaccccccagccccgtaGGCTCTGGCTTGGGGACCCCCCGTCCTATAGGGTCTCATCTATGGGACCTCCTGGTCCTATAGGATCTAATTCAGGACCCCCAGACCCATGGGATTGGATCTGGGTCCCCCAAAAACCCCCATGGGATGTGGGGGCCACTTGGGGGGGTGATTTGGGGCCAGGTCAGTGCCATTTGGCGGCTCTTGGGGCCAATCTGGTGCCATTTGGGGTTTTTTCGGTGCCATTTGGTGCCAATTCGATGTCATTTGGGGGGATTTTGGTGCCATTTTGAGCCAGTTCAATGCCGTTTACCTTGGATTCGGTGCCTTTCGGGGGCTCTCGGGGCCAGTCCGGCACCATTCGGGGCCGCCTACCGTCCCTTTCGCCCGCCGGCAGCCCTTCGGGTCCCCGTTTGGCACCGCTCCCGACCCCTTtgcccccccggcgcccccccaaaacacccccGTAACCCCCGCAGATCCTGTACAACCGCACCATGGTGCAGCTGGGCATCTGCGCCTTCCGCGAGGGGATGATCAAGGACGCGCACAACGCGCTGCTGGACATCCAGTCGAGCGGGCGCgccaaggagctgctgggccAGGGGCTGCTGATGCGCAGCCTGCAGGAGCGCAACCCCGAGCAGGAGAAGATCGAGAAGCGGCGCCAGGTGCCCTTCCACATGCACATCAACCTCGAGCTGCTCGAGTGCGTCTACCTGGTGGCCGCCATGCTGCTCGAGATCCCCTACATGGCCGCCCACGAGTTCGACGCCCGGCGCCGCATGATCAGCAAGCAGTTCCACCACCAGCTGCGCGTGGGAGAGCGCCAGCCCCTGCTGGGTAAGGAGGGGGATGTGCGACCCGTGGCTGCCCCACGGCTGCCCCACGGCTGCCCCACAACCACCTCGTAGTGCCCGCCCCACCGCCGTCCCCTGTAAGCGCCCCCAAGCAGttccacccccagcccctgccggGTGAGGGGGTAGAAATGTGCCCCACGGCTGCCCCACGGCTGCCCCACGGCTGCCCCATAACCCCCCTGTAGTGCCTGCCCCATAGCTCCTGCCGTATTCTGGCCCCATACCTGTGCCCCATAGAGCGTGCCCTCTCCTAGCCCCGTGGCTCCTGCCCCATAGCTTCTGTCCCTATAGCTCCTGCCCCTCCTCACCCCATAGCTCCTGCCCCACAGTGCTTGTCCCCATAGCACCCTCCCCACGGCTCCTGCCCCATAGCTCCTGTCCCCACGGCTCCCGCCCCATCCCGCCCCATAGATCCCACCCCGTGGTTCCCATCCCCATAGCTCCCGCCCCGTCCTGCCCCACAGCTCTTGTCCTGTCTGCGCCGTAGCTCCTGCCCCACCTCACCCCACAGATCCCGCCCCATAGCCCCTGCCCCACGTCGCCCCATAGCCCCTGCCCCACGTCGCCCCATAGCCcctgccccgcgccgcccccccctctccccccaggcccccccgaGTCGATGCGGGAGCACGTGGTGGCGGCCTCGAAGGCGATGAAGATGGGCGACTGGCGCACGTGTCACCGCTTCATCGTCAACGACAAGATGAACGGCAAGGTCTGGGACCTCTTCCCCGAGGCCGACAAGGTGCG contains:
- the LOC118261619 gene encoding eukaryotic translation initiation factor 3 subunit C encodes the protein MSRFFTTGSDSESESSVSGDELVAKPAGGNYSKPILLSEDEEDTKRVVRSAKDKRFEELTNLIKTIRNAMKIRDVTKCLEEFELLGRAFTKARGIVDKEGVPRFYVRILADLEDYLNELWEDKEGKKKMNKNNAKALSTLRQKIRKYNRDYEALIASYKQNPEQSADEDEEKKSRDSEGSSSSEEDEDEDGLSAAAFLKKKEAGEARGRFLKKMEEDEDSEDSEDDEDWGSSDSDTDSESDEDEGKYTSLASKFLKKDEDKRGGEKKREEKAKKKHDRKARRYEDEEDDNEGGEWEKVKGGVPLVKEKPKMFAKGTEITHAVVVKKLNEILQARGKKGTDRAAQIELLQLLVGIANENNLGVALEVKIKFNIIASLYDYNPNLATYMKPEMWQKCLACIEELLDVLFANPQIFIGENIVEESENLANPEQPYRVRGCILTLVERMDEEFTKIMQNTDPHSQEYVEHLKDEGRVCAIVARLQRYLAARGSPEELCRVFLRRVLHTYYKFDYKAQQRRHAPPGASKSEADAAENEGEDSAALMERLCKFIYAKDRTDRIRTCAILCHIYHHALHSRWFQARDLMLMSHLQDNIHHADPPVQILYNRTMVQLGICAFREGMIKDAHNALLDIQSSGRAKELLGQGLLMRSLQERNPEQEKIEKRRQVPFHMHINLELLECVYLVAAMLLEIPYMAAHEFDARRRMISKQFHHQLRVGERQPLLGPPESMREHVVAASKAMKMGDWRTCHRFIVNDKMNGKVWDLFPEADKVRAMLVRKIQEESLRTYLFTYSSVYDSISMEILADMFQLDLPTVHSIISKMIINEELMASLDQPTQTVMMHRTEPTAQQNLALQLAEKLGGLVENNERVFDHKQGSYGGYFRDQKDGYRKGDGGYLRRGGYRQQERGSNY